The following is a genomic window from Rutidosis leptorrhynchoides isolate AG116_Rl617_1_P2 chromosome 8, CSIRO_AGI_Rlap_v1, whole genome shotgun sequence.
tatttttgtaaatatttgattgattaaagtgggataaaagaccaaaaagatttttatttttatttttatcttgtttaaaaaaaattaatatataactatattattttaaatataaaattgtaaaattaatgtatataaatattattaatatttatatgaaattttattaatatgcattttaaaattcaagtttggtgtgaatttaaaaacaaaaatttattttatttcattaagttaaaaatttgatatctaaaaattCACCGTGAGTTGAAGGCTAGatcgttgaatcgaaattgctttacccaagggcgagacaacaaattttgttatcattattttaatcttattgatttaaagtatgccaaaaatatttaaaaaactcaaaaaactttgcttttaaaacaacgctttaaaaatggaaaattttaaaattttggcgagggacgaactaggtgaacgtaccgaaacgacctcattctaaatatcaaggaacacaaaattttaaaactaattaattaattgttttataagttaaaggttttatatatataaaaaaagaaaatacaccccatgcgatcgcatggtggccaGAAACTGGAGATGATCAAAAAGCAGTCGAGCTGGTTCTCTGTCTCACACTTACACACACACATCCACGAACAAACACACACAAACtctcaaaaattcaccaatttttcatcaaaatcaaccaaatttcgtgctacaatccgctataaacatgcctttcttcagatggggaagcaaaaaggtaaaaatttcacccctaaactcataaattttctaatttttgtgataattataattaattatcctaatttgattttgataatttctagcttaattagagttaaattgtaagtatattatgcttgtataacctagattgatgctatttaacatgatttgaagccttaaacttcaaaaattttagaaatctagggtttgtgttcttgagcaatttgggactttttgatataaacaggttatggccgatttttgttatgaattattgctaaattaagtagtgtaacatgtttaggttgctaaatgatccaaaccttgatcctaaacatgatttttgagcatcaaagtggattttttaagtctaaaattcatgaacttgattattttgatatgaatgccatttgaaacttatttaattgttagtaatggttattttaacatgttatttgagatgaatgcttatgaactttgtataccttttcatatatgcttatttgaaaaattatagaattgataaaaatatgaaaatgagtataagtttaatatggattaaacatgttattgtaattgttttaatttgttattttgctaacactaatgcatatttggatgcacaaattttgtgtttaatgtgttttgcagagaaatacagatacggacggtgcatcatcgtctagacaacctgaacaagaacctgatcaagaaccacaaccgaaaccataacctgaacaacaacaacattatgatcaacacatgctatatcatgagccggaaccactgttttacactcattatcgtcaatttcagcctcacccgaggattatgcacccacttatcgatgaccaacagttacatcccaacctaagattcaatcgttgttggacagaatacccaaaatttcaaaagaacatgcacattctttaccacaaaaatattgaaatgcctcgagtaatcgattgggagcctttggaagcagttggcctagccgaaccggttagaggtttactagttcagaggtatggtagctctacatttaacgattggatccgtTTATTTACCACGCGTaaaactatatatagagaatggtgtgttgaattgcttagcactatagagttaaataaccgggttactatgttaggagataaaagttttattagatttcttttatgaggtacaatgtacagaatgtccatgttggacatggctagagaTTTACTgatctacacccccgctgagattattacacctgattgtaatagtttaattgctgaaggtgaaagagtagataggaattttgacgctaacgccatatggaggtgTATGTCACAATTTAGGGAGTTTACACGGGGTGGAAGagactcctacttagatattgatagagcagagctccggataatacatagattcttagcgaactcgattacacaacggggtagaaGCAAAGAGAAAATaaccctaaacgatttattttaccttaagtgtattcgagacccgaggagctttgttaacattccttattgcgtaggccactatttgtctaaagttgttgagggtatgcaagcaggaagtattatagggggatgtatttttgttactctcattggagagtacttaggtgtagataaagagcatgggggtccgatggtagagattgaggaacaagccgagagcataggcttgcaggtttatcaaggtgcaaaggtactaaaacggaggcataatatgccaataccatatcagggcacccatccacatgtagagaggggttcggatgaggagatggaggaagcagatgacattagggatgtcattagggatagttatactgatgtcttccagtatgtagatgaggtggaaatgaataaccaggtaaggcatcatcagtatgagcagtggagagccgcagatgagtatgagcaatccaggagacgccaacacgatagctgaaaagttcatcagcaccaaatcatgagccagctatcatatcaggtaccacataactacatcccgactcggcctgctttttatccaccacatcagcccgacatgcgaccaccctttgacctgtacaaccccaaccaagcctatcaggaaacctatcaccaaccatggaacccgagcgatgatatgaactggaatccatatccaaattgatagtgttccattggtgatttcttatcttttattatttttatctatttatgtttaacatttaacattttgatacttttatgtaatgtttaacatttgtattattttgtactaatatttcatttttgtaatttgaaagtgggatattaagtcccatttcaaaatatcATGCATGTttttatttgtattgtatgtattttatctcatgtacacaacagggtaaaacatcgaactttcaaagactggcattaagttcagcaaaagcaactaattttgacgacaagacgaaaaatatatgtgaaataacaactgcaggaatgaacaaatgaagtgcaccatttatcattcaaacaaagaataatatgtttggaaactttggtaaaatttaatcatttttctacgctaatcaccctcaataatttaaattgttactgatttcttgcaaatgagggcattgcaagatcttaagtgtgggaagggattaaattctttcggttaaaaaaaattgacttatacacttggtttaatagccaccgttaaactttactagtaatgcagtagttgtattagaatctagtgctctctgataataaagaacagccttagtctcataaactgactacccacttctagtaaaatttttaaaaattttacaactaaatgaactcaaaatcatgtttatacatatttatgaacgataaaactaggtgttaacaccgaaattattgttacctcggaaaggacataaattgagaaacaacccaaaacgcttggattcatttaaaatggaatagaagagaataaaaaggcaaagaaagaaaaataaaagccaagtgtggaaaaaatttaccaagttatttaaaacatatatcacatatttttgtacaaataattgaagatacttttgttttgaacgaaattaatcagttttacccagtttattgcaatataaatggaatttaaaaggaagtaaagtctttcgagaaaaagacacgcgctttttgatttaggtcaggaagttgtcgtccagaccagttgtagagtctacgaaaaaccttgaaaagttttctctaaaatcagctggaaatccacggacctcagcatcaaacagggtcgccaagtggtcagacttatcctaaccatgagaggatctgtctcgtacaatgggggcaccgtgcaaattagcttataagactaatgaatcagatccccagaaaggataatctctttaaagatcaaaaatcagcttttaagcctgatattactcaatccttgagattgaacttaaagattgagaattaaaaactcatggaattcaatgatatctaaactcgagcttgaacgagaaaatattttgatcaaaattacaaaccgatttattttctgaaaacctattttcaatgcgttcattaccattgatcataaaatcctaagaattcaccggaattcattaggtcacctgaaccaaatcgggtgtcaaccgtaagaacggtggttgcatagcatggtcgaagacaggaccttgtgccagaccgaaaaactatggggtgatctttactatttctcctacaaaggatagtaattgcatccgacacgttgtggatcataattaaaagcatgtcattagacattgccttaacagttgcttgttcaacgctttcctttacaaccggacggtagtttaccgaaaggtaatatacggagcaagtatactggacatgttgctttcctaatacaaggttagcaagtgggtgacataaaaccataagttttgagctaaaattttcaaatctgaaaccctcaaaacccacaaaaatattttgcaaacaccggtgaagggttatttcggaaaacttatttagggtaaaagctagaatatattttcaaaagattaaatgttttcataaagatccaatttcctaaaggatctaaatttttatagtcatgtgggactgtaaaccacaacgttactatcattgttcataccaccgtatcaaaatcactgatgtacaaagtgtgaagaataaagaagtgattctagtaaagttatattcaagttctatattgcttgaggacaagcaacgctcaagtgtgagaatattagataatgctaaaaacgaaatatatttcatagcattatccttcaagaaagacaagttgttagttgcaattgttctacttacaagtgatattcgtttaaataataaaaggtgaagataaaagacagattcgacaatttaaagacgcaaacgaccaaaacactaaaaagtacaaagtacaatctaagtggttcaaattattggtgagaaacgtctaaaaattacaagagtacaagccgcaaaacgcaaagtacaagatattaaatcgtacgaaaggacgttcgaaaatccagaaccgggacatgaaccaactatcaacgcgcgactcaacggaactgaaagtacaagtcaactatgcacatgaatataatataatatatatataattatataaaattatatatattatattatattattaaaaaccgtcggcaaataagaaaacaaaagaaCCTGAGCTGtaaagggatccatgcgatcgcatggcctggaggcacaaaaaccatgcgatcgcatggcagtaaagtcatggccaggtctataaattggaaCAAAAATTCGGACGAGAGGAGTACACCTTCATCAACTGATAttcactctctctcaatatatttatatttatattttataattataattttaatattaagttaataataataaggttatagtgtcgaatgttttaaggttttgcaaATCGAAACACTGTCCGTGTAATAccacgcgattaatactcattgtaagttatgttcaacctttttaaattaatgtctcgtagctaagttattattatgtttatttaagccgaagtaatcgtgatgttggactaaatattaagactgggttattgggctttggaccataattgtggtttggacaaaagaccgacacttgtgaaaattagactatgggctattaatgggctttatatttgtttaactgaatgatagttagttaatttaatatagagatttacaatttgacgtatctataaataaccacatacactcgatcagatatgatgggcataatatttataaatactaataattgttcatttaaccggacacgggaattgattaataatcaatggactcattaaaacagggctggattacatacaaggacatttggtgtaattgttaacaacgtattaaaaccttgggttacacgcagtcgataacctggtgtaatcattaacaaagtattaatacttgttacagtttaagtccccaattagttggaatatttgacttcgggtataagggtaatttgacgaggacactcgcactttatatttatgaccgatggactattatggacaaaaaccagatggacgtatcaaataatccaggacaaaggacaattaacccttagtaataaattaaaatcaacacgtcaaacatcatgattacggaagtttaaataagcataattcctttattttatatctcatcgctcttttatttactgtcattttatttatcgtactttaaattatcgcacttttaaattatcgcacttttatttatcgtcatttactttacgctttaaattaagttttatttatatttaatattttacattaggttttaattgtgacttaagacgtaaaatcgacaaatcggtcactaaacggtaaaacttcccttttataataataataataataataatactacttatatatatatatatatatatatatatatatatatatatatacaaatattgtacaacaacaacaacaatacccaatcccacacttgtagggtatggggaaggtgggacgtagacaatccttcctctaccctaggacaaagagaagtcatttcaccaccccaagtgaaacactcacaagagtagagaaagtcctcctcCTCTATGTTCgacagataaagagattgcttgcaacggacctccggtcaaaaaaaaaaaaaaatttcgtgaaAAGTAAATGCCATCGCCATGAAAATGGAGgaacaaatttccatgggttttaaaatgTTGGCTGGGATTctatttaggctctaagcgacagtcaagtcgccaataagtaGACGCTTGCTGATGACTCCCGAAACAGAGCCGTAAAAAAAAACGTACCTTAGAGTGTTCTGCGGAGCACAAGACGTATAAAGTAAAGCTGCACTAAATAAGTAATAAACATATATGTCCACATACAGATAAAATCACATCATAGCAAGTCAGTCTCTAAAAATAAACCTACAAACATGCATAAAACCGTATCTACCAAAACCTACATAAGCAAACAAACGTACATTCATAGATAACCACCTACACGCATACATACGGGAAAACCTACATACACAAACATATATAGAAAACATACAAACATACGAATATACATACAATCAAACATATaactatacatacatataaacatacaaacatacatatatacataaatacaatcATAGGCAAGCAGAAATGCAAAGCGTATATACAAACAAACATACATAAACCTACGTACAAActtaaatacatacatacaaacacgaACATCCAAACATACCCATAAAAACCAACATGTCCAAACCTACACCATCAAGCATGGGTCtaggaaaaaaaaacaaaaaaaagaaaaagaaaaaaaaaaacaacataGTGAAAGAAGACACCCACACAGACCCACAAAACCACATACACACAAACACACAAACAAAAGCAATCaacctactcgtctattctaattctagtcctccacgaaaccctatcagaggtcatgtcctaggtcaataagagctccttcaAGTCTAGCTTTATTCTATCTTCCCACCTACGCGTAGGTATACCCCTTCTTCGTACGCCATCAACCGTAAGTGTCTCAACCCTCCTAACAGGGGCAGTAGGAGGTCGTCttctcacatgcccaaaccatcgaagccgttcttctctaagcttgtcgatgatgcttctaactttcaggttctccctaaaaacactattaggaatcatatctaacatggttttaccacatgtccacctaagcatcctcatctctgccacctccatcctcctctcttgtgCTTTCGTCATAGGCCAACACTCCGATCCGtataacatggcaggtctaattgccaccttgaagaatttccctttcagcttaagggggatcttcttgtcgcataagactccagtcgctgctctccacttcaccCACCCTACCTTAATTCGATGCGACACGTCTTCatctatcctccccgatttgtggagcATCGAGCCCATGTATCTAAACGAAGTTTGTAGATGCAAGATCTGGTCTCCGATACAGATGTTCACTCCATCACTTTGTTCATCAACATTCCTATCAAAATCGCAACTAAGATACtccgtcttttgtctactaatGTATAGACCATTACTTTCTAAGGCCACCCTCCATTGCTCTAGTCTTCTATTAAGCCCCTATTTAGAATCCGAAACGAGCACAATATCATCGGAAAAAATCAGGCACCAAGGGATGCACTCTTGTATCCCTCGAGATAGTTCAtcaaggatcaaagcgaaaagaaaagggctaagggccgatccctggtgCAGGCCTACTTCTATTGGAAACACTTCAGTATTTCCCACCGGTGTTCGAACACAAGACTTCGCCCCTTCGTACATATCCCTAATAACATTAATATACCTGCTCGAGATACTTCTACccttaagggtcttccaaatcaagtttcgtggcacgcaatcgtaggccttttctaagtctaagaagaccatctctaggttcttttgcttttctctatacttctccataaggttcctaataatatggattgcctctatcgaagagcgctttggcatgaaaccaaattggttctccgaaacaTTGGTTTCTCGTCGAAGTCTAGTCTAAATCActttctcccaaagcttcatagtatgactaagtaattttatgcctctatagttaccGCAACATTGAGCATCCCCCTTGTTCTTATAGATGGGAATAGTCTCACTCAGTCTCTATTCCATAGGCATTTTAGAGCTTCGAAACGTCTTGTTAAAAAGGCAAGTCAGCCACCTAACACCAGTGTCGCCTAGGCACCGCCACGCCTCAATAGGGATCTGATCCGGTCCCACTGATttatttctccccatctttcgtagtgccAATCTTACTTCCTCTTGGCTAATCCTCTCGCAATCTATGTTGTTATGGGATTGTTCAACATCAGCGTCTTGTAAGTCCTCGTGGCGCTCTGGTCTTCTCCCTACGAAGAGAGATGAGAAAtactcttcccatcttttcctaatttcgTCTTCCTTAACTAAATTTTGACAAGCTTCATTttttgataaacttgatgttatcaAGATCCATACGtcttcgctccctagctttggctatctTGTAAATATCATTAGCTCCCTCTTTGGAGTCAAGTTTCTTATACAGATCTTCATATGTCTTTTCTTTTGCTAGGGCTACAGCCTTCTTAGCTTTtcttttagcttctttatatctCTCTTCAGCCCTAATTCTATCCGTCGGATTCCCCTCCCCACCAGTgatgagctccctaaaccttagTTTCTTAAGCGCAACTTTTCTTTGAGCCTCGTCACTGAACCACCATGATTCTCTAACAGCCCTATGGCCTTTAGATGTACCTACATCCACACCTAGGGCTTCCTTGGCTACCTCTCTAATGGAGGACGCCAGACAGTTCCACATTTGATCCGCGTCATCATTGGATACCATTTCTAATTCTGCATCTACTCTACCTACAACCGATGTTTTAAAGGTCTCTGCTTTCTCTCCGTTCAACTTCTTCCACAAGATCTTAGGTTGGACTTATCGCACACTCTTGGTGGCCCGTCTCTGGAGAACCAAATCCATGGCCAACAGTCTGTGCTGGGAGGAGCATGTCAAGGCAGTCAGGACCTTACAGTCTCCACAAGTCCTAAGATCCCCTTTGCGAATTAACAGATAGTCAATCTGGGTACTATGACCCCCGCTATGAAAAGTTGCTAACTGAGCATCCCTCTTCTTGAAAAACGAATTCACAACTGCCAAGTCGTGGGCAACAGCAAATTCGAGAATAGAGAGTCCTTCCTCATTTCTAACTCCGTACCCAAAACCCCCGTGAACTCCCGCATATCCCTCAACATCGGATCCTATGTGGCCATTGAGATCTCCACCAATAAGTAATCTATGGTCTGGGTGGCACATCCTCACAACCTCGTCTAACGATTCCCAAAAGTGTCTCTTTTCAGCATCTCCACGGCCCGCATGGGGTGCGTAAGCGCAAATTACTGTGTAAGTCACCTCCTGAATTACCAACCTAACTGACATAATCCTGTCGCTCCGTCTACCCACATCCACAACATACTCGTTGTAAGGTGGGCCAATAATGATTCCAACCCCATTCCTAGCTACTCTCGATCCCGAGAACCACAACTTGTAGTCATTGATCCTAGCCGCCCCTCGACCTTTCCATCTAGTCTCTTGGACGCACAAAATGTCCACTTTGCATTCACGTAAAGTCTCGACCAGTTCATACCGCTTTCCGTCAAAGTTCCCACATTCCAACTACCCACTCTAATCCTACCCGGCCTCGCTAACCTATTGCCGCTTCTAGGCCCAATAAACCTACCCGCCCCTAAACTAGAAGGACATAACCTCAAGAAATCATAAGAACGCCTAGTGTCTATCTTACCAAACTACAAGCAGCAAGTAGTAACTAAGATAAAGAAAAAATAACTATAAGCGAgtagtaaaaatataaataaataaaagggagTAACTAAAAACGAAAATACACCACTCACAGTAGGTaacttattatatattatatatattatatatagaattaTAACTAACCTAACCAAAATTTTAGCTTGTAACAGATTAGAAGGAAAAATACTACAAGTATATTATAAAATTAAAATTAGCAATCGTATTAGCAATCCTATAATACGGAGCATATAAGTAGTATAAGAATTTAGATACCAGGTACCAAAACAGCAAGGTGAAACAATAATATAAAAAAGCGTAGAGGGGAATAGAAACAAGAACCAGTCGGGAAACAAATTTTCCGGTATCTGTTGGCCGACGAAGGTACAATTCCGGCAAAGAGCCCCTAGCGGCGCATGGATGCTCCGTTTCCGGCAAAAATGGTATCGTTAGGATCTCAAAAACAAAATAGATTAATTGCAAGCTCCCTGTGGAATATATATaacgttaaacttagccagctccctgtggaacgaaccggacttactaaaaactacactactctacgattaggtactctgcctataagtgttgtagcaaggtttaggtatatccattcaataaataaataaataacttgtgtaaaattgtatcgtatttaatagtatttcgtagtaaaatataatctatttcgtactacacctcgaccACATCATATGCAGTGATGTAAACCGAGACCATTATTATTAGGTAGTCCCTGTGCATCAATAATCCCCAATCGATGCTACTAAATTGAAGTGGATGTTGGGGGAAAATTAACATAGTGAAAAGCATCAAAGGAATACGTTCCTGTTGCTGGAAGTGGTCTGCTGCAGTAGCGGGGATGTGTTGccg
Proteins encoded in this region:
- the LOC139863647 gene encoding uncharacterized protein; translated protein: MSKLEAGEQCPIKRIYIATNGKVFSMNSHFSNYFSIKKQLQRHKYFNMTNLGKPETRWKGRGAARINDYKLWFSGSRVARNGVGIIIGPPYNEYVVDVGRRSDRIMSVRLVIQEVTYTVICAYAPHAGRGDAEKRHFWESLDEVVRMCHPDHRLLIGGDLNGHIGSDVEGYAGVHGGFGYGVRNEEGLSILEFAVAHDLAVVNSFFKKRDAQLATFHSGGHSTQIDYLLIRKGDLRTCGDCKVLTALTCSSQHRLLAMDLVLQRRATKSVR